The proteins below come from a single Gordonia pseudamarae genomic window:
- a CDS encoding ABC transporter substrate-binding protein, whose translation MTERPGRTAVRLLALMVGLVTGAGLVTGCSGEDRPPTIDYIVDAGLTTYNANTVAGNADGSLMALTRVLPGFSLLGDRGQVMPDRDVGTVTVTEQAPLTLRYAFAPEAAFSDGTPLDCDDLLLAWAAMSGRFPGFTPATTAGYRDIRRVDCAAGAKAATVVFAAGRVYRDWLSLFGAGTLLPAHVVARKAGVADIVGAIRGNNTAAVRKLATAWNTGFTIPDGDLDPADFPASGPYRVATADTDEGLVLVPNDTWWADAPTATRIAIRGARHDLAALVSGDFDVADVAAGIVIGEIADLTSTAAPAADNPTSGSSLSVDELVLAQRGVFADPRVRQAFALCVPRPAIAKQFGGGSPMWNLRTLLPSHSFAAQLNDQVGLRYSRPDIIRSRALLDDASASGVPGIGSGGNRLTVRIGYRTPHARDKALVALIANECRKAGITVADVGTDTLSPSALGRRADALLISSGAGFAASGAASPIRDAYRLRTGDPLNLGGADDPQVSQAVDRLGVVTSATGQLEAFRTIETGAWSSILSIPLVVTARVYRSGERVRHVVPGHGRNGTGWNMDRWVLTE comes from the coding sequence ATGACAGAAAGACCTGGGCGGACCGCGGTACGGCTGCTGGCCCTGATGGTCGGTCTCGTCACCGGTGCCGGACTGGTGACCGGCTGCTCGGGCGAGGACCGTCCACCGACCATCGACTACATCGTCGATGCGGGCCTGACCACCTACAACGCGAACACCGTCGCCGGCAACGCCGACGGTTCGTTGATGGCGCTGACCAGGGTGCTGCCCGGATTCAGTCTGCTCGGCGATCGCGGCCAGGTGATGCCCGACCGAGACGTGGGCACGGTCACCGTCACCGAGCAGGCCCCGCTGACCCTCCGGTACGCCTTCGCCCCGGAGGCGGCGTTCTCCGACGGCACACCGCTGGACTGCGACGACCTGCTGTTGGCGTGGGCGGCGATGAGCGGCCGATTCCCCGGGTTCACCCCGGCCACCACCGCCGGGTACCGCGACATCCGCCGCGTCGACTGCGCCGCCGGCGCCAAGGCCGCGACCGTCGTGTTCGCGGCCGGTCGCGTCTACCGGGACTGGTTGTCGTTGTTCGGCGCCGGAACGCTGCTGCCGGCGCACGTGGTGGCCCGCAAGGCGGGCGTGGCCGACATCGTCGGGGCGATCCGCGGCAACAACACCGCGGCCGTCCGCAAACTCGCCACGGCGTGGAACACCGGTTTCACCATTCCCGACGGTGATCTGGACCCGGCCGACTTCCCGGCGTCCGGACCGTACCGCGTGGCCACCGCCGACACCGACGAAGGTCTCGTGCTGGTCCCCAACGATACCTGGTGGGCCGATGCGCCCACGGCCACGCGGATCGCGATCCGCGGCGCACGGCACGATCTGGCCGCCCTGGTCTCGGGCGATTTCGATGTCGCCGACGTGGCCGCCGGCATCGTCATCGGCGAGATCGCCGACCTCACCTCGACCGCGGCCCCGGCCGCAGACAACCCCACCTCGGGCAGTTCGCTGTCGGTCGACGAACTGGTGCTCGCCCAGCGCGGTGTGTTCGCCGACCCGCGAGTGCGTCAGGCCTTCGCGTTGTGCGTGCCCCGCCCCGCCATCGCCAAACAATTCGGCGGCGGATCACCGATGTGGAATCTGCGCACCCTGCTGCCTTCGCACAGTTTCGCCGCACAGCTGAACGACCAGGTCGGGCTGCGCTACTCCCGTCCCGACATCATCCGGTCGCGGGCCCTGCTCGACGATGCGTCCGCATCGGGTGTGCCCGGGATCGGCAGCGGCGGGAACCGACTGACCGTACGGATCGGCTACCGCACCCCGCACGCCCGCGACAAGGCGTTGGTGGCGTTGATCGCCAACGAATGCCGCAAGGCCGGAATCACGGTGGCAGACGTCGGCACCGATACGCTGTCGCCGAGCGCGCTGGGCAGGCGGGCCGACGCGCTGCTCATCAGCAGCGGAGCCGGATTCGCCGCGTCGGGTGCGGCCAGCCCGATCCGCGACGCCTACCGTCTGCGCACCGGGGACCCACTCAACCTCGGCGGCGCGGACGATCCGCAGGTGTCGCAGGCGGTCGACCGGCTCGGCGTCGTCACCTCGGCGACCGGTCAACTCGAGGCATTCCGCACCATCGAGACCGGCGCCTGGTCGTCGATACTGTCGATCCCACTGGTCGTCACCGCGCGCGTGTACCGCTCGGGCGAGCGCGTGCGGCACGTGGTGCCCGGTCATGGACGCAACGGCACCGGATGGAATATGGACCGCTGGGTGCTCACCGAATGA
- a CDS encoding adenine phosphoribosyltransferase, translating into MTPSDDRRTGSAQHPLDEARAAIARHTRLVADFPSPGVQFKDLTPVFAEPAGFSSIIGALAHGCPEVDLVGGIDARGFLLGGAVARDLGVGVLAVRKQGKLPPPVRTVSYSLEYGTAALEIPADGLDLAGRRVLLVDDVLATGGTAVAAATLLREAGAHVVRVSVIMELAALGGRATIAEGIGPDIEVHALVAD; encoded by the coding sequence GTGACCCCCTCCGACGACCGTCGCACCGGCAGCGCACAGCATCCACTCGATGAGGCGCGGGCGGCCATCGCCCGCCACACCAGACTCGTCGCCGACTTCCCGAGTCCCGGGGTGCAGTTCAAGGATCTGACCCCGGTGTTCGCCGAACCGGCCGGATTCTCCTCGATCATCGGCGCCCTGGCGCACGGGTGCCCCGAGGTCGATCTGGTGGGCGGTATCGACGCCCGGGGCTTCCTGCTCGGCGGGGCGGTGGCGCGGGATCTGGGCGTCGGGGTGCTGGCGGTACGCAAACAGGGCAAGCTGCCACCGCCCGTGCGCACCGTCAGCTACAGCCTCGAATACGGCACAGCGGCACTGGAGATTCCGGCCGACGGCCTCGACCTGGCGGGTCGGCGGGTGCTGCTCGTCGACGACGTCCTGGCCACCGGCGGTACCGCGGTCGCGGCGGCGACACTGCTGCGTGAGGCGGGTGCGCATGTGGTGCGCGTGTCGGTGATCATGGAACTGGCGGCCCTGGGCGGCCGGGCCACCATCGCCGAGGGCATCGGCCCCGACATCGAGGTGCACGCACTGGTCGCCGACTAG